Within Anopheles ziemanni chromosome 2, idAnoZiCoDA_A2_x.2, whole genome shotgun sequence, the genomic segment CCAAACCATATGAGTAAAGAGTTCAGCATCCTGATAACAGGATAAAATGCTACCTCCAGCATCCAGAGTATTATGGTACAAGCCGAGAGCAAGCTGGAAACTGAGAATGCACATCAGGATGTTTCCCTTCTCAGTTCTTCTCCGACGCTCTCAGGAGCTTGGGACGCACATTTTGTGAgaggtttgttttgataaaccACTTGTAGCCAGTTTGGTAGATGTTGAGATGTTGGCAATTGGAGGTTCCAAGCGCGCCATTACGATTCCACACAATGTCTCAGTTGGAAGTGTAAGAGAAACGCATACGAATAGGCGGGAAGTTGGGGAAACTTCAACCGTTGATTAGAAGAAGTGTATACGCATATGGTAAATGGTAGTATTAGCCTAATTAAAAGAATTTCCATCACCCATCTATACACCAGCGTCGCACTAAAGCTCCTGCATGGCGAGTAAAAtattttgcagcgccaccctGGCGTCGGTGAGCGGCAACTCGTGCAGGATGCTCGTCGCCATCGCGCTGTGCTTGCGTTGTAGAACTTTCGTTTTCTCGACTCCGGGCCCCTGGGCTACCATCCGATGGACTTTGGTGTAGTCAATGTTGTCGACTGTTTCAAGGCCCTTTTCAATTTCATCGTAAAGCGTTTTCTCGTGCTCCAGATGGAATAGTATCGGTGCGGAAACTAGGCTGAACTTGGATCCTGCAGAGAGATTTAAACAGGATCAGTCAAAACACCTGTCACACTATCGGATAAGTTTACCCTCTTGAAGCTTGGTCGGCAAAAATGGCTGCAAATCGAGACTGGCCTGCCATGCCAGTGCTAAATGTCTTCCAAACAGATATCCTCGTCTTTGCAAATGCTCTGGATGGCCACCGAGCAGTATCGCACCTTGGCATCCTTTCCCGAGCAAACTGCCACCGGCAAGTAAGTTGCGTAGAGACCACTCCATCTCGGCACTTCCGAGGTTCCCTGCCACCTGCAGTGGAGCTATATTATCGTCTAGGTCTCCAAAGTCCTGCTTATCCCAACTGCCAACTTCTTCAGTGTAAACTTTTGCTCCAGACAGCGGTTTACCAGGGAGTGGATTGTTTTGATCGTCACGTTCGCCGATGAAGTTGGACTCGGTAAGGTCACGGAATGCGGATGACATAAGCAGGATCAATTCCTGATTTCTATAGAtgggatgaaacaaaatacaGGACTTTCGGCTTGACAACCGTCCACAAGAGAACCTCTACTTATCACCTTACCTTAAAGTAGACAGCTGCTGAAACGCTCTAGCAAGTAGATGGTCTCCACCGAGCAGGGCGATCTTGTTGCCGTAAACCATGGCACTCTCCCCGCTCAGATCATTTCCTGCGTTGCCGCATGGCGGAAGGTTTTGGATTGCTTGATGGACGAGCTGAGAAGTTCGAACCGTCTCGGTAACTTCTGCCAAAGTCCGTTGAGATTGAAGAACTCCCGCATTTCCTCGTTTGTGATCCGCGATCTGAACGTCCGATCCATTAGCGGTGGCTTTTGACACAAGCAGCATAACTAATCCCCAAGCGAGTAGTTTTTCATCCAGGTAGGTAATACTACTGCAAATAATTTAGAAACAATTAATGCTGTTGTGTTAAATTcaagaatgtttttttgttgtctccTTGGGAATGACATAACCCTCTGGAATTAGTTCTTGCAGATCGTACCAAACAAGTCGCTTACGTAACGAATTAGTGAAACGATTGAAGAGACCTGCAAATAAGTCATCAGTGTGTGACGAAACCAACTAAAGATTATCTTTGATGAATGTGTTTACGAGTTATGCAAATTTCTTCGAACAACGCGGAAGAATTGGGCACACGGAAGACATGAAAGAAacaggttttctttttcggttaGATAGAAGGTAATTTGCGTTCACTTTCGCGACAAGAACATGCTTTCATAAAAACAGATTAGAACAAGCTTGAGGTGCTTTGGTGGAATGTCGCAATGCAGGCATgtatcaattaaaaaaaaaacaaatgcagaTTCAAGTTTGAAACGTTTGCTTTTGTACTTCCTTTGCTTATGCTGTCATGGTAAAGTAATTTTGATGATCATAGAAATAATATCAATACTCATGCATCTGAAATAATGCAATCAGCTTAATATCTAATTCTTAATACAAATGGAATCTTTGTTTCAGAGTGAAGGGAAGTACACATTCAACACCAGCTTGGCACAAAAAGTAGATCATATGATTACACAAAAATTATGTCCCGGTTCACTTAACACTTATAAAACTTAttcttaaaataaatcacattCCAAATGAATCACTTTCGTTTCtaatttcttcttttgttaATATCTCATAACTTATCAATAACCATATCACATGTTTCTAAATAAGTGTAAAATTCTAAATAagcatgaacaacatccaaggtAAGAATATCATATCTtgactgattttttttaatgtttgtttacaaactttgTTTTGTTGGCTTCATATATATGCAACATAAAAGGTTACAATATATGCACTAAATGCTAAAAATatgtattaaatttaatttacatttatcTTTGTCTGTTTCTAGCTGCAAATCAACGCAAAGTGAAATTTagtcgaaataaataaaacaaaccataaaATTAATCTCTTATATATAAAACTTTTAGCTTACTTGAAAACGTTAAACAGGGGATGCATGCAGCTAATGCGTTCTTGAAGCTGGAGGCCCACGATTTCGTTCTCGTTGTTGAAAAACTCTCGGAGGCTCAGGAAGGATGTTTCATAACCGACAAGATTTTCTGCTCCGCGAATCGTGCGGATCCAGTCCGGTCCCGGGACGTTCTTGATGACCAGCTTGGCTTGAAATTGACCACTGGTACTGGAATTGTAACGTCGATGCTCATCCAGTGGTACCATTGGTTTAGGTTGATTTTGAACATTTCTTAAATACACACAGAGTCGTTTCAAGTTGCTTTTGGCCATGTTGCTTGGAAGGGTGGAGGATTTCAAGGCACACGCGGATAGCTGGAGTTCGAGTACGAGAGTGAAGTCTGCTTCAAGTTTAGCCAGTCACGCGCTTCATGGAAGGAGTaagtttttgtaaaaaaaaaagtcgcaCCTTGTATTCGCATACAACCACTTGCAAAGTCTAAGtcaagaggaaaacaaacaaaaaacgtaaATTGAAGACCATGGTCTTCGGATTGTCAAAGATAAAGTACTGGTTTTcttagttattttttttatatgcatACAGACAATTGCAACAAGAGACAATTGGTATAACAAACCCGTTTTGGAATT encodes:
- the LOC131293846 gene encoding all trans-polyprenyl-diphosphate synthase PDSS2-like, with translation MVPLDEHRRYNSSTSGQFQAKLVIKNVPGPDWIRTIRGAENLVGYETSFLSLREFFNNENEIVGLQLQERISCMHPLFNVFNSITYLDEKLLAWGLVMLLVSKATANGSDVQIADHKRGNAGVLQSQRTLAEVTETVRTSQLVHQAIQNLPPCGNAGNDLSGESAMVYGNKIALLGGDHLLARAFQQLSTLRNQELILLMSSAFRDLTESNFIGERDDQNNPLPGKPLSGAKVYTEEVGSWDKQDFGDLDDNIAPLQVAGNLGSAEMEWSLRNLLAGGSLLGKGCQGAILLGGHPEHLQRRGYLFGRHLALAWQASLDLQPFLPTKLQEGSKFSLVSAPILFHLEHEKTLYDEIEKGLETVDNIDYTKVHRMVAQGPGVEKTKVLQRKHSAMATSILHELPLTDARVALQNILLAMQEL